CTCTGTTTGAATGATGCGGCTCAACATGGCTTATTTGCCGATAAAATTGAGGTTTCAAATAACGAGCAACATGCCGAGCGTGTTTGGTCTGCCCTGCAAAAAAAGCTTTCATCTTCTTCATTAAAACAATTCTATTTTGCCTCTTTATCTGAATCTTTAGATGCCTATCAACATTTATTTAATTACTGTATTTATGTGTTTACTAGTCATGTTTCCATAGAAAAAGATTATTCAAATCCTAGTGTTTTAGCGATTGCACAGTGGACGAAAAAGGTCGGACGAGAGAAGCATCGAATGGAAGCTTTTATTCGGTTTAAGAAAACTAAAGATGAGCTTTTTTTAAGTTTGGTACGTCCCGATTTTAATGTTTTACCGCTTATTCAGCCCCATTTTAAACGGCGTTATCAAGATCAGCGTTGGCTGATTTATGATGAGAAACGTAAGTTCGGGCTTTATTATGATTTACGAGGAATACATGAAGTTTCACTCGAGGCTTCTGAAGTTGACCGTAATTTAAAAAATGGAATGAGTCAAAGCTTTCAGCTTGAGCTTGATGAGCAGGAAGTTTTATATGACCAGCTTTGGAAAGATTATTTTAAGAGCGTGAATATTACTGAACGCCAAAATATAAA
This genomic stretch from Acinetobacter pittii harbors:
- a CDS encoding TIGR03915 family putative DNA repair protein, with protein sequence MFNDEVAYYFDGSMVGLLSCVFRAFQFKELQVRLCLNDAAQHGLFADKIEVSNNEQHAERVWSALQKKLSSSSLKQFYFASLSESLDAYQHLFNYCIYVFTSHVSIEKDYSNPSVLAIAQWTKKVGREKHRMEAFIRFKKTKDELFLSLVRPDFNVLPLIQPHFKRRYQDQRWLIYDEKRKFGLYYDLRGIHEVSLEASEVDRNLKNGMSQSFQLELDEQEVLYDQLWKDYFKSVNITERQNIKLHVQYLPKRYWRYLNEKLMEY